A section of the Synergistales bacterium genome encodes:
- the ybaK gene encoding Cys-tRNA(Pro) deacylase, which yields MKKTNALRFLEKQGIPFTLRSYEVDPDNVGADYVAAQIGIPIERACKTLATRADRETVLLAGLPGHAELDRKKLAALSGHKKVEMLPLREVEQVTGYIRGGVSPIGCKRVFPVYLEASLLQHETICVSAGRRGLQIVLAPQALVDLLGAITGDICKSAGAAQ from the coding sequence ATGAAAAAAACGAACGCTCTTCGCTTTCTGGAAAAACAGGGCATCCCTTTCACATTGCGAAGCTATGAGGTAGACCCCGACAATGTCGGCGCCGATTATGTGGCCGCGCAGATCGGCATACCCATCGAACGGGCCTGCAAAACCCTCGCCACCAGAGCCGACAGGGAAACGGTGCTGCTTGCCGGTCTGCCGGGCCATGCCGAGCTGGACCGGAAGAAGCTGGCCGCCTTGAGCGGACACAAGAAGGTGGAGATGCTGCCCCTCCGGGAGGTGGAGCAGGTGACGGGGTATATCCGCGGCGGCGTCTCGCCGATCGGATGCAAACGGGTCTTCCCTGTCTACCTGGAGGCCTCCCTCCTGCAGCACGAGACCATCTGTGTCAGCGCCGGCAGGCGGGGACTCCAGATCGTCCTGGCCCCGCAGGCTCTGGTCGACCTGCTCGGTGCGATCACCGGGGATATCTGCAAGTCCGCTGGAGCAGCACAATGA
- a CDS encoding cytochrome c biogenesis protein CcdA — protein sequence MDAFIRTISVALQESSGIAIGAALLWGGMSIILSPCNIVAIPLIVGYVDSQSAENPRKALLLSSLFGVGILVNLLLIGGLIATAGHFLSGIGSYLNYLVAAILVVVGLHLLEVITIPWFAQPAVETKRSGAMGALVLGLVSGLAVGPCSFAYVAPVMVLVLKIVATQPVFSMLLLFAYAAGVALVIIAVGTFAGFVQRFMQWDERSRGTLWINRVCGVLIILAGVYFIYEA from the coding sequence ATGGATGCTTTCATTCGCACGATAAGCGTGGCCCTGCAGGAGTCCAGCGGGATCGCCATCGGCGCGGCGCTGTTGTGGGGCGGCATGAGCATCATCCTCAGCCCCTGCAACATTGTGGCGATCCCGCTCATCGTCGGCTACGTGGATAGCCAGAGCGCCGAGAATCCCCGGAAGGCTCTGCTGCTCTCCTCGCTGTTCGGGGTCGGCATACTGGTGAACCTGTTGCTTATCGGGGGATTGATCGCTACGGCGGGGCACTTTCTTTCGGGGATCGGCAGCTATCTCAACTACCTTGTGGCCGCCATCCTTGTTGTTGTCGGGCTGCACCTGCTGGAGGTCATCACCATCCCCTGGTTTGCTCAGCCTGCTGTCGAAACGAAGCGCTCAGGCGCCATGGGCGCTCTGGTCCTCGGGTTGGTTTCGGGGCTGGCGGTGGGTCCCTGTTCCTTCGCCTATGTGGCGCCGGTGATGGTGCTGGTGCTGAAAATCGTGGCCACGCAGCCTGTATTCAGCATGTTGCTGCTGTTCGCCTACGCCGCCGGTGTCGCCCTGGTGATCATCGCCGTGGGGACCTTCGCCGGGTTCGTACAGCGGTTCATGCAGTGGGACGAACGCTCCAGGGGAACGCTGTGGATCAACCGGGTCTGCGGTGTCCTGATCATTCTCGCCGGGGTCTATTTCATCTACGAAGCCTGA
- a CDS encoding undecaprenyl-diphosphate phosphatase, which yields MIESSLLGLVQGLTEFLPVSSSGHLGLAQVLLRWSEPPLSFDILLHVATMTATILYFRRDLIALAVQWGSGFGGSGARDSEGWRMGWAILAGTVVTGVVGIALKPFVEVWIGSLAAIGAALLGTGAVLLAGSRLSPSSGAGRIGLVVGLVVGLVQGFAVIPGISRSGITIVTALFLGVRRDDAFRFSFLLSLPAIAGGLLLELTDTAGVSGFVASLPSGWIAGAVIALVSGLFSLMVLRKVVIGGRWGGFAWYCFAIGGLALAMSVMR from the coding sequence GTGATAGAATCCTCATTGCTTGGTCTGGTGCAGGGGCTTACGGAGTTCCTGCCTGTCAGCAGTTCCGGTCATCTGGGGCTGGCCCAGGTGTTGTTGCGCTGGTCGGAGCCCCCTCTCTCCTTCGATATCCTCCTGCATGTCGCGACGATGACCGCGACAATCCTCTATTTCCGTAGGGACCTGATCGCTCTGGCGGTGCAGTGGGGCTCCGGTTTCGGAGGTTCCGGGGCAAGGGACTCCGAAGGCTGGCGGATGGGATGGGCGATCCTTGCCGGCACGGTGGTGACGGGAGTCGTGGGCATCGCTCTGAAACCCTTTGTCGAGGTGTGGATCGGCAGTCTCGCGGCCATCGGAGCCGCCTTGCTCGGTACAGGGGCGGTGCTGCTTGCAGGGAGCCGGTTGTCCCCGTCCTCCGGAGCCGGGCGGATCGGTCTGGTAGTTGGCCTTGTGGTCGGACTGGTCCAGGGATTCGCCGTCATACCCGGCATCTCCCGTTCGGGGATCACCATCGTCACGGCCCTCTTTCTGGGTGTCCGGCGGGACGACGCCTTCCGGTTTTCCTTTTTGCTCTCTCTGCCCGCCATTGCGGGCGGTTTGTTGCTCGAACTGACCGACACCGCCGGGGTGAGCGGTTTTGTGGCGAGCCTGCCTTCCGGCTGGATAGCGGGTGCCGTGATTGCCCTGGTGTCGGGACTGTTTTCCCTGATGGTGCTCCGCAAGGTTGTCATCGGCGGGCGATGGGGCGGCTTTGCGTGGTACTGTTTTGCCATAGGCGGCCTGGCTCTGGCGATGTCCGTCATGCGATGA
- the lspA gene encoding signal peptidase II, protein MPLFPVSNPEAPPHLSRYQRALLLLPLLADQASKLLASRLLASSSYPASGNALVFALHHNSGAAFSLFHNPDSPLFLAAATAIPLLLVTYLIRTRTGRLPSGLLLLWGGALGNMADRLFRGYVVDFIALNIPWSGFLYFNLADLWIIAGSLALVLPFVLPSPKTWNDTNSERKRHQSDM, encoded by the coding sequence ATGCCCCTCTTCCCTGTTTCGAACCCGGAAGCACCGCCACATCTGTCCCGCTACCAGAGAGCGCTGCTGCTCCTGCCGCTGTTGGCGGATCAGGCGAGCAAACTGCTGGCAAGCAGGCTGCTGGCCTCGTCGTCCTACCCGGCGTCCGGGAACGCTCTGGTGTTTGCGCTGCACCACAACAGCGGCGCCGCCTTCTCCCTCTTTCACAACCCCGACAGCCCCCTGTTCCTCGCCGCGGCGACCGCAATCCCCCTCCTGCTCGTCACCTATCTGATCCGGACCCGCACAGGCCGGCTCCCCTCCGGGCTCCTGCTGCTCTGGGGAGGGGCGCTGGGGAACATGGCCGACAGGCTCTTCCGGGGGTATGTGGTGGATTTTATCGCTCTCAACATCCCCTGGAGCGGCTTCCTCTACTTCAACCTCGCCGATCTCTGGATCATTGCGGGATCCCTGGCTCTCGTCCTCCCCTTTGTTCTGCCCTCCCCAAAAACGTGGAATGATACCAATTCGGAGAGAAAAAGGCACCAATCGGACATGTAA
- a CDS encoding DUF4321 domain-containing protein, whose translation MRTKRWLVIVVCIVLGTLAGLLLHRLGLLFPYFSPLPAVGFDLRELDLVFMRCGLSISFRVNLGTLIGAVVGIWLSR comes from the coding sequence GTGCGAACGAAACGTTGGTTGGTCATTGTGGTCTGCATTGTTCTGGGAACCCTCGCCGGATTGCTGCTCCATCGCCTGGGGCTGCTCTTCCCCTACTTCTCGCCCCTGCCCGCAGTGGGGTTCGACCTCCGGGAACTGGACCTCGTCTTTATGCGGTGCGGTCTCTCCATCTCCTTCCGGGTCAACCTGGGAACCCTGATCGGGGCGGTGGTCGGCATATGGCTGAGTCGATGA
- a CDS encoding Maf family protein, translated as MSPGGGRPLLLASASPRRAELLERLGWTVAVQPAGIDESTAPTEAPVDAAVRLARVKAEQVAAGNTLRPVLAADTMVIWREELLGKPVERSEALAMLRRLNGAEHRVVTGVAVIGADGRMRSDYGETLVRFRHLPEAALAAYVASGEPFDKAGAYGIQALGGLLVESLSGCFYNVVGLPLAVASRLLEQAGYSLAWQLAAGRSEA; from the coding sequence ATGAGTCCCGGCGGCGGGCGGCCGCTGTTGCTGGCCTCGGCCAGCCCGAGGCGGGCGGAGCTTCTGGAGCGGCTCGGATGGACCGTGGCGGTGCAGCCTGCGGGGATCGACGAGAGCACCGCTCCGACAGAGGCTCCCGTCGACGCGGCGGTCCGTCTGGCGCGTGTGAAGGCTGAGCAGGTCGCCGCCGGGAACACCCTCCGCCCCGTCCTGGCCGCCGATACGATGGTGATCTGGAGAGAAGAGCTCCTGGGGAAGCCCGTGGAGAGGAGCGAGGCGCTGGCGATGCTGCGGCGATTGAACGGAGCGGAACACCGCGTCGTTACCGGTGTTGCGGTGATCGGAGCCGACGGAAGGATGCGGTCGGACTATGGCGAGACCCTGGTCCGTTTCCGCCATCTCCCGGAAGCGGCGCTTGCTGCCTACGTAGCGAGCGGCGAACCCTTCGACAAGGCCGGCGCCTATGGGATACAGGCTCTCGGGGGCCTTCTCGTGGAGTCGCTGTCAGGGTGTTTTTACAATGTGGTGGGTCTGCCGTTGGCTGTGGCCAGCCGTCTGCTGGAGCAGGCGGGATATAGCCTGGCATGGCAGTTGGCCGCCGGGAGGAGTGAAGCATGA
- a CDS encoding RNA-binding transcriptional accessory protein, with the protein MTARHRTIAEELLLEHWQVEAVLRLMDEGCTIPFITRYRKEATGSLDEVDITRIRDRNDALAALDERKERILRSLRERELLSDELERAIAGAGTLQVLEDIYLPYRPKRTTRAARARERGLEPLALLLWEQSGHDPVEKAKTFVDSEAGIDDEDAALDGACDIITEWISEDRGIRERLRSLYGSKGIVTSKVKAAKKNDREAQTFRDYFEWGEGITRIPSHRVLALFRGESQGVLTVKIGVPEAEALQLIEHDIVTGLGPDSEEIQSASRNAFKRLLAPAMEKEMRRQLKTEADIEAIDVFSANLKKLLMAPPFGNRRVLAVDPGLRTGCKVVCLDEQGGLLHQEVLYPLNGDSQAREAAARFGELAGHYRPEAIAIGNGTGGRETEQFFRNSVSLPEGVVVSLVNESGASVYSTSEAARREFPDQDATVRGAVSIGRRLMDPLAELVKIDPKSIGVGQYQHDVDQKALRSALDDTVELCVNAVGVAVNTASPELLARVSGLSGKKAEAIVRFRAEKGLFASRQALKAVPGIGPKAFEQCAGFIRIPGGDNPLDAGAVHPENYPIVEAMAADLGCTVRELLDSRALQQQIDPNRYITADVGLPTLQDILEELARPGRDPRSPFAAFAFDPRVRSIDDLAPGMVLPGIVTNVTSFGAFVDVGVHNDGLIHISELADRFVPHPSEVVSPGDRIHVLVLDIDTERKRISFSKKGLNREG; encoded by the coding sequence ATGACCGCCCGCCACCGGACCATCGCCGAGGAACTGCTGCTGGAACACTGGCAGGTGGAAGCCGTCCTCCGGCTCATGGACGAGGGCTGCACCATCCCCTTTATCACCCGGTACCGGAAGGAGGCCACCGGGAGCCTTGACGAGGTGGATATCACCAGGATACGGGACAGGAACGACGCTCTGGCCGCCCTGGACGAACGGAAGGAGCGTATTCTCCGGTCGTTGCGGGAACGGGAGCTTTTGAGCGACGAACTGGAGCGGGCCATCGCCGGGGCCGGCACACTGCAGGTTCTGGAGGACATCTATCTTCCCTACCGACCAAAGCGGACGACCAGAGCCGCCCGGGCCAGGGAACGGGGGCTGGAGCCTCTGGCCCTCCTGCTGTGGGAACAGAGCGGACACGACCCCGTGGAGAAAGCCAAAACCTTTGTCGACAGCGAAGCCGGGATCGACGATGAGGATGCCGCTCTGGACGGCGCCTGCGACATCATCACCGAATGGATCAGCGAAGATCGGGGGATACGGGAGAGGCTGCGGTCGCTCTATGGGAGCAAGGGGATCGTCACCTCGAAGGTCAAGGCCGCCAAAAAGAACGACCGGGAGGCACAGACCTTCCGGGACTATTTCGAATGGGGCGAGGGCATCACCCGCATCCCCTCGCACAGGGTACTTGCGCTCTTCCGTGGAGAGTCCCAGGGTGTTCTGACGGTGAAGATCGGGGTTCCCGAAGCGGAGGCGCTCCAGCTGATCGAACACGATATCGTCACCGGCCTCGGCCCCGACTCGGAGGAGATCCAGTCGGCGTCGCGGAATGCCTTCAAGCGCCTCCTGGCCCCGGCGATGGAAAAGGAGATGCGCCGACAGCTGAAAACGGAGGCCGACATCGAGGCCATCGACGTCTTCTCCGCCAACCTGAAGAAGCTGCTCATGGCCCCTCCTTTCGGCAATCGCCGCGTCCTCGCCGTGGATCCCGGCCTGCGGACGGGATGCAAGGTGGTCTGCCTCGACGAACAGGGGGGGCTGCTCCACCAGGAGGTTCTCTACCCCCTGAATGGAGACAGCCAGGCCAGGGAAGCCGCCGCACGTTTCGGCGAACTGGCTGGACACTACCGTCCCGAAGCCATCGCCATTGGAAACGGCACCGGCGGGCGGGAAACAGAACAGTTTTTCCGGAACAGTGTCTCCCTTCCGGAGGGTGTGGTGGTCAGCCTGGTCAATGAAAGCGGGGCCTCGGTCTACTCCACCTCCGAAGCCGCCCGGAGGGAGTTCCCCGATCAGGACGCCACCGTCCGGGGCGCCGTTTCCATCGGGCGGCGCCTCATGGACCCGCTCGCCGAACTTGTGAAGATCGACCCCAAATCCATCGGGGTGGGACAGTACCAGCACGATGTGGACCAGAAGGCGCTCCGATCCGCCCTGGACGACACGGTGGAGCTCTGCGTCAACGCAGTGGGGGTGGCCGTCAACACCGCCAGCCCGGAGCTCCTCGCCCGCGTATCGGGACTCAGCGGAAAGAAGGCCGAGGCCATCGTCCGCTTCCGCGCCGAAAAGGGGCTCTTCGCCTCCCGGCAGGCGCTCAAAGCCGTCCCGGGCATCGGCCCCAAGGCCTTCGAACAGTGCGCCGGCTTCATCCGCATCCCCGGCGGCGACAACCCGCTGGACGCCGGGGCCGTACACCCCGAAAACTACCCCATTGTAGAAGCCATGGCCGCCGATCTGGGATGCACCGTCAGAGAGCTTCTCGACAGCCGGGCACTCCAGCAGCAGATCGACCCGAACCGGTATATCACCGCCGATGTCGGTCTTCCGACACTGCAGGATATCCTTGAAGAACTGGCACGGCCCGGAAGAGACCCCCGAAGCCCCTTCGCCGCCTTCGCGTTCGACCCGCGCGTCCGCTCCATCGACGATCTCGCTCCGGGGATGGTGCTGCCCGGCATTGTCACCAACGTCACCTCCTTCGGGGCCTTTGTCGATGTCGGCGTCCACAACGACGGGCTCATCCACATCAGCGAACTGGCCGACCGCTTTGTGCCCCACCCTTCGGAGGTTGTGAGCCCCGGCGACCGGATCCACGTGCTCGTGCTGGATATCGATACCGAACGCAAACGGATCTCCTTCTCCAAAAAGGGACTCAACCGAGAGGGATGA
- a CDS encoding ribonuclease J codes for MKKQSEQNTQTGSKSKKSRRSSRSKQQEELRFIPLGGVGEIGKNMYLLEYGEDIMIIDSGLMFPDEDMLGIDYVIPDITYLEKNKHRIRGLVLTHGHEDHIGALPFVLPKIDCPIYGTKLTLGLVRSKFEEAIPRYKAEMHEISANDTIQLGVFGIRFISVCHSIPDGVGLAIDTPLGKVVHTGDFKLDPTPIDGRITDYSTFAELGNEGVMLMLSDSTNVERSGFTPSERVVGRTLERIFRLHRSRRIIMASFASNLHRVQQVFDTAAQFNRKVALMGRSMIRNVELARELGYLNVDDSMFLPMHEANNHPPNRTAVLTTGSQGEPFSGLVLMSKGEHRHLNVGSKDLVVVNATPIPGNEKLVSRTINRLFACGCEVIYEENKEIHVSGHAAREELKMMLSMVRPDFFVPIHGEYRHQVRHAQLAEEVGVSAKHAFVMRAGDVLRITGKRAGVKQTVPAGAILVDGKALGEMEDSLLKERRDLSEDGVIVVSIAVDRQLRLKSTPRFESRGYVHKGDARELYEMLEESVTREVGRVAERKDRSPELLAEEVRGRLRSLLRKNARSNPLVMPMISVVKE; via the coding sequence ATGAAGAAGCAGAGCGAACAGAATACACAGACTGGATCGAAGAGCAAGAAGAGCCGTCGTTCGTCGCGGAGCAAGCAGCAGGAGGAGCTGCGCTTCATTCCGCTGGGAGGAGTCGGGGAGATCGGGAAGAATATGTACCTCCTCGAATACGGGGAGGACATCATGATCATTGATTCGGGATTGATGTTCCCCGACGAGGACATGCTGGGGATCGACTACGTGATCCCCGATATCACCTACCTGGAGAAAAACAAACATCGGATCAGGGGGCTTGTGCTGACCCATGGCCACGAAGACCATATCGGTGCATTGCCCTTTGTGCTTCCCAAGATCGACTGTCCCATCTACGGTACCAAGCTCACCCTGGGACTGGTGCGCAGCAAGTTCGAGGAGGCCATTCCCCGATACAAAGCAGAAATGCACGAGATCAGCGCCAACGATACCATCCAGCTCGGCGTCTTCGGTATCCGGTTCATCTCGGTGTGCCACTCTATTCCCGACGGTGTGGGGCTGGCGATCGATACGCCTCTCGGCAAGGTGGTCCATACGGGGGATTTCAAGCTTGATCCCACGCCCATCGACGGCCGCATCACCGACTACAGCACCTTCGCGGAGCTGGGCAACGAGGGTGTCATGCTGATGCTCTCCGATTCCACCAATGTGGAACGGAGCGGATTCACCCCTTCGGAGCGTGTGGTGGGACGGACACTGGAGCGGATTTTCCGGCTGCACCGGTCCAGGCGGATCATCATGGCCTCCTTCGCCAGCAATCTGCATCGGGTCCAGCAGGTCTTCGACACCGCGGCCCAGTTCAACAGAAAGGTGGCCCTGATGGGGCGCAGCATGATCAGAAACGTGGAGCTCGCCCGGGAGCTGGGCTATCTCAACGTGGACGACAGCATGTTTCTCCCTATGCACGAGGCCAACAACCACCCTCCCAACAGAACGGCGGTCCTGACCACCGGCAGCCAGGGAGAACCCTTCTCGGGGCTGGTGTTGATGAGCAAGGGGGAGCACCGCCATCTCAACGTCGGATCCAAGGATCTGGTTGTGGTGAACGCTACCCCCATCCCGGGCAACGAAAAGCTGGTCAGCCGGACGATCAACAGGCTCTTCGCCTGTGGCTGCGAGGTGATCTACGAGGAGAACAAGGAGATCCATGTCTCCGGCCACGCCGCCCGGGAGGAGCTGAAAATGATGCTCAGCATGGTTCGTCCCGATTTCTTCGTGCCGATCCACGGCGAGTACCGTCATCAGGTGCGGCACGCACAGCTGGCCGAAGAGGTGGGGGTGTCTGCGAAACACGCCTTTGTCATGCGGGCCGGCGATGTGTTGCGGATCACCGGAAAACGCGCCGGTGTCAAGCAGACGGTGCCCGCAGGCGCTATCCTGGTGGACGGGAAGGCGTTGGGCGAGATGGAAGACAGTCTCCTCAAAGAGCGGCGGGATCTCTCCGAAGACGGGGTCATTGTGGTTTCCATTGCTGTGGACAGACAGTTGCGACTCAAGAGCACACCGCGGTTCGAAAGCCGCGGATATGTCCACAAGGGGGATGCCAGGGAGCTCTACGAGATGCTCGAGGAGTCCGTGACCCGGGAGGTCGGCCGGGTGGCCGAACGAAAGGATCGCTCCCCCGAGCTGCTCGCCGAGGAGGTGCGGGGAAGACTGCGCTCCCTGTTGCGCAAGAACGCGCGTTCCAATCCGCTCGTGATGCCTATGATTTCCGTGGTGAAGGAGTAG
- a CDS encoding Y-family DNA polymerase: protein MLIALCDCDNFYVSCERVRNAALRDRPVVVLSNNDGCIVARSPKVKALGVAMGTPYFKVRPFLERHNVAVLSGDHAFYNRVSRQVMDVLRRFSPLMEVYSIDEAFLSLDILARKDPAGYARDIRRAVWRQTGVPLSIGVADTKTLAKVAVHHVKRNRLSQGVFVLPRDAGERDAILRQTPVEEIWGVGRRLARGLRKIGLTTAEALRDYEEAALKGYGIRVVQMAYELRGIPCYALRERREPRKSVSVAKSFGRPLSSYGDLAEAAAAYVADAAERMRRDGMMATCVQVAIMTNRFDREAPQYAQGIDVRLAEPTEYTPTLVKAALRGIEEIYRSGYSFKKVSVVLAPLVPRQAVQPRLFAVADRSRQRRLMRVVDSINASGEELIWLAGSGEPGRRSWAMRRDHPGGAERVNTERSAESASERIIPLG from the coding sequence TTGCTGATCGCGCTGTGCGATTGCGACAACTTCTATGTCTCCTGCGAGCGGGTGCGCAACGCCGCTCTGCGAGATCGACCGGTGGTGGTGCTTTCCAACAACGACGGCTGCATCGTGGCCCGTTCGCCGAAGGTCAAGGCCCTGGGTGTGGCCATGGGCACCCCATATTTCAAGGTACGCCCCTTTCTGGAACGCCACAATGTGGCTGTCCTCAGCGGGGACCACGCATTCTACAACCGTGTCTCCCGTCAGGTGATGGATGTGCTCCGTCGTTTCTCTCCCCTTATGGAGGTCTACTCCATCGATGAGGCCTTTCTTTCTCTGGACATCCTCGCCAGGAAAGACCCCGCCGGCTATGCCCGCGATATCCGTCGGGCGGTGTGGCGGCAGACAGGGGTTCCCCTTTCGATCGGTGTCGCCGATACCAAGACCCTGGCCAAGGTGGCGGTGCATCACGTCAAGAGGAACCGACTGTCCCAGGGGGTTTTTGTGCTGCCCCGGGATGCCGGGGAGCGGGATGCGATTCTCCGCCAGACCCCCGTTGAAGAGATCTGGGGGGTGGGGAGACGTCTGGCGCGGGGTCTCCGGAAGATCGGGCTCACCACTGCCGAGGCACTGCGGGATTATGAAGAAGCGGCGCTCAAGGGCTATGGGATTCGGGTCGTGCAGATGGCCTACGAACTGCGCGGGATCCCCTGTTACGCGCTCAGAGAGCGGCGGGAGCCGCGGAAGTCCGTCTCTGTGGCCAAGAGTTTCGGAAGGCCGCTCTCCTCGTACGGGGACCTCGCCGAGGCAGCGGCGGCCTATGTGGCTGACGCCGCCGAACGGATGCGACGGGATGGCATGATGGCCACCTGTGTGCAGGTGGCCATCATGACGAACCGGTTCGACAGGGAGGCACCCCAGTACGCTCAGGGCATCGATGTGAGGCTCGCCGAACCGACGGAGTATACGCCCACGCTGGTGAAGGCGGCGCTGCGGGGGATAGAGGAGATCTACCGCAGCGGATACAGCTTCAAGAAGGTTTCGGTGGTCCTCGCTCCTCTGGTTCCGCGGCAGGCCGTACAGCCCAGACTCTTCGCCGTGGCCGACCGGAGCAGGCAGCGCCGATTGATGCGCGTCGTGGACAGCATCAACGCCTCCGGTGAAGAACTGATCTGGCTGGCGGGGTCGGGTGAGCCCGGACGCCGGAGCTGGGCCATGCGTCGGGACCACCCCGGTGGTGCGGAACGGGTCAACACGGAGCGGAGCGCCGAAAGCGCCTCGGAGCGGATCATCCCTCTCGGTTGA
- a CDS encoding thioredoxin family protein, translating to MVSDLDQEFSGALEVQTVDVWENQAVAERYNVRVVPTLVILDPSGKAIGKHEGMAKLEELRVGLKKLGVEPPENES from the coding sequence GTGGTCTCTGATCTGGATCAGGAATTCAGCGGTGCACTGGAGGTACAGACGGTCGACGTGTGGGAGAATCAGGCAGTGGCCGAGCGGTACAACGTCCGCGTGGTGCCCACCCTGGTTATCCTTGACCCGTCCGGAAAGGCGATCGGGAAACACGAGGGTATGGCGAAACTGGAGGAGCTCCGGGTGGGTCTGAAGAAGCTCGGCGTGGAGCCTCCGGAGAACGAATCCTAA